The segment CCAAAGCTTCGACACGATCGGGCGAGCCAACTAGGAGTGGATATGACTCAGCGCATTGCATATGTGACCGGCGGCATGGGCGGCATCGGGACCGCGATTTGCCAGCGACTGGCGCGGGATGGTTACAAGGTGGTGGCGGGCTGCGGCCCGAATTCGCCACGTCGTGAGAAGTGGCTCGAACAGCAACGCGCGCTCGGGTTTGAATTCGTGGCGTCCGAAGGCAACGTCGCCGACTGGGACTCCACCAAGGCAGCCTTCGATAAGGTCAAGTCCGAAGTGGGCGAGGTCGATGTGCTGATCAACAACGCCGGCATCACGCGAGACGTAGTGTTCCGCAAGATGACCCGCGCGGACTGGGATGCGGTGATCGACACGAATCTGACGTCGCTGTTCAACGTGACCAAGCAGGTCATCGACGGCATGGCTGACCGCGGCTGGGGTCGAATCGTCAATATTTCGTCGGTGAACGGCCAGAAGGGTCAGTTCGGTCAGACCAACTACTCGACCGCCAAGGCAGGCCTGCACGGCTTCACGATGGCGCTGGCGCAGGAAGTGGCCACCAAGGGCGTGACCGTGAACACGGTGTCGCCGGGCTACATCGCCACGGACATGGTCAAATCGATTCGCCAGGATGTGCTCGACAAGATCGTCGGCACGATTCCGGTCAAGCGTCTGGGCACGCCCGAAGAAATCGCCTCGATCTGCGCTTGGCTGTCGTCGGACGAGTCGGGTTTCTCCACCGGTGCCGACTTCTCGCTGAATGGCGGCCTGCACATGGGCTGACCGGCGCGCGCGCCGGATGTCGCCGTTGATGCGGCGCATCCAGCGCAGTGCACAAGCATGACCCGGCCGGGCTCCGGCTGGCGTTTCTGGCGGGCGATGCCGCGCATTCGTGCGCGTTCATTGCCCGTTTGTCATCTTTCCACGCTGTTTTGCTGCGGGTTTTCCTTAAACCTTGCCGTCTTTTCTTAGTGCCTTGTTGAGCATAGAATCAGGGCAATAGCGCAACCGGCACCACTGTGGAGCCTTTCGGCTGTGTCCGGTCCGGTTGTTCTTGCGCACTGCATCGCACGCGGTGCAGCAGTACCGAGCGATGGCGCAGCAGCGATGCCGGACAACGGCATCAGCGACGACACAAGGATAGAGCACCGATGGCCACGAGCAAAAAAGGCGCAGAGCGACTGATCAAGAAGTATCCCAATCGCCGGCTCTACGACACGCAGACCAGTACCTACATCACGCTCGCGGATGTGAAACAACTGGTCATGGACAGCGAGGAGTTCAAGGTCGTCGACGCCAAGTCGGGCGAAGAACTCACGCGCAGCATCCTGCTGCAAATCATCCTGGAAGAGGAAACCGGCGGCGTGCCAATGTTCTCGAGCGCGATGCTCTCGCAGATCATCCGCTTCTACGGCCATGCGATGCAGGGCATGATGGGCACCTACCTGGAAAAGAACATCCAGGCCTTCATCGACATCCAGAGCAAGCTGGCCGAGAATTCCAAGGGTCTTTACTCGGGTGAGCCATTCAGCCCGGACATGTGGTCGCAGTTCATGAACCTGCAGGGGCCGATGATGCAGGGCATGATGAGCAACTACATCGAACAGAGCAAAAACCTGTTCGTGCAGATGCAGGAGCAGATGCAGAACCAGGCCAAGTCGATGTTCGGCACGTTCCCGTTCAACCAGCCGGACAAGAAGTAAGCAGGTTCGGTTTTCGCCGCGCAACAGCCGTGCAGTGGTGTCACCACCACGGACTGTTGTGAAAGCGTGGCAAATTCCCATATCCGTGCGTCATTCTCTTTGACGCGTCGAATCGGGCGAGAGGGCATGGTCCAATTGGCCATGCCCTGTTTGTTCAGGGGTCCTGTTCAGACATCATCTCCTCGTCGCCCGATGGAAATCGACAAATTTCAACCGTTCGTACTCGACCTCTACACCCAGCTCGGCCAGGTACAGCGCGACATTGGTTCGCTCACGGCCGGCCAGCAGGCCATGACGGAACAGCTTCGGCAACAAGAAAGCCAGATGCGGGAGTCCGAGTCGCGGATCATTCATGCGATGGACCAGTTCGAGGCTCGTCTCACTGCAAGGGTCGATAAAGTGGAGTCAGATCTATCCGGGCGCATCCAGTCGACCGAGGACAAGCTCTCCGTTATGAAAGACCGCGTCAACCGGGTGTTCTGGGCAACCGGTGGCGGCGGGGTCGTGTTGGGCCTGGCGCTCGGCTGGAGGCCGATTCTTGCCCGGGCCGCCAGTCTTCTTGGAACGTGATGCGCCCCGGGCACAGAACGAAGCCCGCCAAGGGCAGGCGCGCCAATATCGCTTGCTCAGGGTAAAATCACGGCCTTTCATGGCAATGACGGCGCCCGGCAGGCACGCCGGATGCCCTTGGCCCAGAGCGGCGCGCCACCGGGGACGGTCGGATGCGCCCCGAATCCCCCCTATTTGCGGTGCCCCATGTCGTCTGATACCAACTTGTCCAATCCGCCCAAAGTCGGCTTTGTTTCACTCGGCTGCCCCAAGGCCCTAGTGGACTCCGAGCAGATCATTACCCAGCTCCGTGCCGAGGGATACTCGATCAGCGGCACCTATGACGGCGCCGACCTTGTGGTCGTCAATACGTGCGGCTTCATTGACGAGGCTGTGCAGGAGAGCCTGGACGCGATCG is part of the Cupriavidus metallidurans CH34 genome and harbors:
- a CDS encoding 3-ketoacyl-ACP reductase, with amino-acid sequence MTQRIAYVTGGMGGIGTAICQRLARDGYKVVAGCGPNSPRREKWLEQQRALGFEFVASEGNVADWDSTKAAFDKVKSEVGEVDVLINNAGITRDVVFRKMTRADWDAVIDTNLTSLFNVTKQVIDGMADRGWGRIVNISSVNGQKGQFGQTNYSTAKAGLHGFTMALAQEVATKGVTVNTVSPGYIATDMVKSIRQDVLDKIVGTIPVKRLGTPEEIASICAWLSSDESGFSTGADFSLNGGLHMG
- the phaR gene encoding polyhydroxyalkanoate synthesis repressor PhaR; translated protein: MATSKKGAERLIKKYPNRRLYDTQTSTYITLADVKQLVMDSEEFKVVDAKSGEELTRSILLQIILEEETGGVPMFSSAMLSQIIRFYGHAMQGMMGTYLEKNIQAFIDIQSKLAENSKGLYSGEPFSPDMWSQFMNLQGPMMQGMMSNYIEQSKNLFVQMQEQMQNQAKSMFGTFPFNQPDKK